The Mercenaria mercenaria strain notata chromosome 1, MADL_Memer_1, whole genome shotgun sequence nucleotide sequence ttttcagagcttcttGGACTACAGTCCCCTTCTGCATTTTAAAAACCTCGTCCTAAAGTCTGTAAGCACATACcgaaaatacaaatattgcaacattaacatgacTATATGTATCTCATTGCAAACCATCAGTAGTACGTTTTCAGTTTATATGCCCTGACTTTTGTGCTCACCTAGTTGTGAAAGTAGATGAAAGTAGGCTTAATTTGTCAATTTTTTAATCCCCGCAGAAAAATTCTTGCAAATAATATAAACACTTTCTGCTACATGGTTTCTTACTCTTATAACACTGTGAAATCTGAGGGAATTGTTTGTCAGTACACAATTTCTGAAGGATACTTGCTGGTGCATTCTTTCTGAGGGATATTTACCTGTACATTCCTTCAGAGGGATATTTGAGTGTGCATACCTTCTAGGGGATATCTGCCTGTACATCCCTTCTGAGGGATATTTGCTGATGCATTCTTTCTGAGGGATATTTGCTGCCTGTACATTCCTTCCGTGGGATATTTGTGTGTAAATACCTTCTGAGGGATATTTGCCAGTACATTCCTTCCGAGGGATATTTGCCTGTACATACCTTCTGAGGGATATTTGCCTGAAAATTCCTTCTGAGGGATATTTTCCTGTACATACTCCTGTGGAACTTCATAGGAAAATTCACTTTCAAGAGGAGatatgtatattgtcttcatgttcttGTTTGATGATTTTTCACTAAATTActgtcctttgattattcaacagtagtatactatagtaaagttcttgtccagagtatttcttaGCAACCaatggttggaatttagccaaacttcataggaagctttactatcaagaggagattcGCATAATATCTTCTTGTTCAGATAttgccttttgattattcaacattagtatactgtAGTAATATTCTTGTCCAGATTATTCCTTGGCAAGCACATGTTGGACTGTAGCTggacttcataggaagcttttcTATGAAGAGGAGATAAGaggcatattttcttcatgttccGGTTGGGtaatttttcactgagttattaccctttaattattcaacattattatactatagtaccatttcttgtgcGAAGTGGTCCTCACCAACCACTGGCTGGAAATCATCGAAACTTCATAAGAAGCTTTACTTCCAAGAGGAGACTTAAtgttctggtcggatgatttttcactgatttattaccctttaattattcaacattattatactatagtaccatttcttgtgcGAAGTGGTCCTCACCAACCACTGGCTGGAAATCATCGAAACTTCATAAGAAGCTTTACTTCCAAGAGGAGACTTAAtgttctggtcggatgatttttcactgatttattgcccttttagTATTCAGCACagtatactatagtaccatttcttcTCTGgattatttctcagcaaccatcaaaacttcataggaagcttcattcCCAAAAGGACATgtgcatattgtcttcatgttccgtttggatgatttttcattgagttattgccctttgattattcaacattagtatactataATACCATTTCTTGTCTGGATTATTCTTCAGCAACCATTGGCTGGAGTTCATCGAAAGTTCATTGGAAACTTTACTCCTAAGAGGACTTCATGTTTCAGTTGGAtgattttcactgagttattgcccttggatTATACAACATTAGTAAATTATAGCACCATCCTAGTCAGGAGTATTTCTCAACAACCACTGGCTGTAATTCAGCAGAAATTCATAGGATGCTCTACTTTCAAGAGGAGgtgtgcatattatcttcatgtttcggTGGAATGATTTTTCAATGCGATATTGCCCTAtggttattcaacattagtaGACTATATGTGTTCAGTCAATAAATTCCACTTTTGCTCTTgtaatatgcaataatcatatttcggggagcatccatcagtattacagatattttcttgtttttaagtgTGGTGAAAGATGAACgatttgaatgttttgttttcttttcttgcaGGTCTCCATGAAGTGAAACAATAACCAAGGAACAAGGTGTAGTTATAGCAGTGATATACTGGTACACTTTTTCCATCATGGCATACATCATTAGGATACGGTCATGTCAGTTTGACCTGAGATCAATCACCGTGGAACCAGTCGTGTTCCTGTATATGTTTACATCTTTTCTAACTCTTGTCACCTTCCAGGCTCTAACATATGAAAAAGTATGTAAACAGCATTACAATACAACAGTTTGTGCAAaccttgaaaataaaacttttgaagtTGAAGAAGAATTTGTTCAGAAGACAACATCATCCTGGATATTGTACACTAACCTGGCACTAGGGTTGCCTTCACTAGTTATTGTGGTGCTGTTCCTTGGTCCGTGGGGAGACAGAGTTGATAGAAAGATTCCTGTTATCTGCCCTTTGATTGGTGGCATACTTGCAACGGTTAGTAACATTGTTAATTCAGTATATATTGATGCTCCACTTCCATATATACTCATTGGACCATTTCTGAATGGACTTGCAGGCAGTTTTATTGCTGTATTAATGGCTGTGTACAGTTACATTGCTCATGTTTCAACACCAGCTTACAGAACTATAAAAATCGGTATCTTGGAGGCAATGATTTTTTTGTCGGGAACTGTTGGAACGGCATTGTCTGGTGTCATCCTTGATCAGACTAGTTACGTATTTGTGTTTAGTTTGATAGCAGGGATAATGATTCTGGCTTTGTTATACACTATAGTGTGGGTAGATAGCATCAAGCCTGAAAGTACCCCAGACACAAACAAGGAAGTGAAAAATTGTTGCCAGTCTTTTCTTTTGGCTTCAGTTAAAGACGTCTTTCTGTGTGTGTATGATAAACGGAGAAGTAAGAACTTCATTCAGCTTGCGCTACTGAATGTTGTTATTTTCGTCTTGATGCTTGTCTCAGTAGGTAAGAATTCATTTATACACATTTTGAACTCTGCATTCCAAACTTAAATCATAATGGTAACTTAGGTGTTTTCCGTAGCTCGCCTATgcacaaagtgcttaaggtgagctGTTATggttgccctgtgtccgtcatatGTTGTCAgtagtttttagctccactattcggagaataggggtgctattctactcgccccggcatcgatGTGtcactttcttggttaaagtttttcggcaacctttgtttttctgtcatatctttgttactatttcttatatcttactgtaacttcacataaacattgcccagcatacaaacaaaatatgtgcaggggctgggcccattatacccaaggtcaagatcaccaaggtgttatacttgggttatttttaaggttaaagtttttcggcaacctttgtatttctgtcatatctttgttactattgcttatatcttactgtaacttcacataaacattgtccagcatacaaataaagtatgtgcaggggctgggcccattatacccaaggtcaaggtcaccaagttgtcttacttggaattattttcatgaagttttttgaaagctttgtttatagacatatctttggtactttaaaagataatgacttgaaattaataacatttctttataatcatcatctgcatgtgtggttacaatccccataactctaattgtatttttgacagaattatgactctttcatacttaaagttttttggcaatcttcactttctggatataactttagtacaatataagataatgacttgaaacttaaaatgtatctttatcatcatcatctgcatgtgtggtaacaatccccataactctgatttgtatttttgaccaaattatgcccctttcatacttaattatttttttttaaattgagacataaattcattttactgtcaaattgccgaatagtggagcacgctgtgtactgttaacactctacaggtcacaattttgacccgatcttaatgaaacttggtcagaatgtttcccttaagaaattgttgagtgaattaatactcaagaggtcacattttcttaatattcttaaaaaatctttgagTATTTGTCTCTATGCAggtgtttttttagctcatctgagccaaaggctcatggtgagcttttgtgaccgctcaatgtccgtcgtgcgacgtgcgtcgtccgtcaacattttctaaaaaaatcttcttcttgaaaaccactgggcagaattacaccaaacttcacaggaatgatccttggatggccccctttcaaaatttttcaaagaattgaattccatgcataactctggttgccatggcaatcgaaaggaaaaactttaaaaatcttgtctgaaacctcaaggcttagagccttgatatttggcttgtgaccatctaatggtcctctatgaagattgttcaaattgtgcccctggggtgaaaagaggccccaccccgggggtccaaagttttacatagacttatatcgaagaaaactttaaaaatcttctcgtctacaaccacaagacctaggcctttgatatttggtatgtagcattgccttatggtcctctaccaaaattgttcaaattattaacctggggtgaaaagaggccctgccccgggggtctcaagttttacatagacttatgtaggaaaaaaactttaaaaatcttcttgtctgaaactgcaaggcattggcttttggtatttggtatgttgtcttgcctagtgttcctcttccaaaattgttaaaattatgctcctgggttgaaaagaggccctgccctgggggtcccaagtttaacatagacgtatgtaggaaaaaaaatatcttcttgtctgaaagttcaaggcctaggcctttgatatttggtatgtagcattgcctagtggacctctaacacgattgttcaaattatgcccctggggtgaaaagaggctccgccctgggggtcacttgttatatttcttatataagaaaaattaCTTCGAAAATTATCAGATCGTATTTTCTAGACTTTTTAagtataattacctgatgaccccaggtgattaggggtcaccttactgtgaccttgacctactgacctactttcttgtcttttaagatacagccttgaaatttggatgacatctacagttttgcacaccgatcctaaaactgactttcagtgaccatgaatatgacttcttaatatttaagcatcagtttgttatttgaaacatgtggctcatattactcaggtgagcgattcagggtcatcatgaccctcttgtttgtcttaAGAAACTAAGGGTGATAATTGGTGTGTCCCCCTAGAAAATAATtccccaaatgaaaaaaaatccccAAGAAATGAATTTCCCCCTCAACAATTAAtctatttttgtgttaaaaatatttaatgctgTAATTCTGCTAAATTATTTAAGTTTAATTGTTCTTAACTGTCGAATATCAACCTTTTTTGTTGATGATGCATCCATGTGCCCATACAGTCCATCAATGGACCTGCTCCGCCTATTTGTACAGATTTATTACGGCGAGTGTCAGGAGTTAATGCCGTATTTTATGTCCCACATGCCTATTTATGTATAAACAACTTCAATATGTCTCATAACTGgagaaattacaataaaaaatgaCATTATCTAATGTTAGAAATACAAAGGCAGTATCCAGTTACTTCGTTTAACCCCAGATATCAATTTATTTGCCAACAGACCATAATTTCAATGTTTCCGTACCCAAATATACAGCGTCCGAATCTTGATCTTGTCAATTCAGTATACAGTAGATGCACTCATGCGGATCAATTACCATAGCAAGTCTAtgggtcggcattaaatctcccgcattgagtgtacacACACATTGAACAGGGCTAGACACTAACTTTTTCCCAGTGGTGGTCCGAAGGACCAGCAGCTTTTGCAAACTGATGGTCCGACAGAATTTCAGGTGGTCCTACCTAGAtggatgcttttttttttttttaagttaacgcAACCAGTAACATATGAGACCCACTCTTCTTCCATGGAGTACTTTTTACAAACACTCAAAACGTgacttttatattattattttgaaaaacatcTGCCGTtcaattaatgaaaataatttgaaaatcaaaatttaaaataaagatgtcaataaagaagatttttttcagcaattcatattttaagttgtcttattttgcacattgcagGCCATATATGAAAAGTGGGTGGGGTCTGGTGCCTTTTctcgaaaaatgcttcaaaataaaagctttttttgcaacagttgtcattttttcttaaatgcagagttttattgactttttattaagattgcactagaaaatctcgttaaaaatgtccaaaaatcaCGGCcgtgaaaacgggtgacaaattatGGAAAACGAAACTAACATTAAATTCTAGTTAAAATACGTGTtataaaatccttttttttccattatacctattgaatgcttataatttctgcttatttaaagcatttttaattgttttggcccaaacaaagcctcggtaatgataataaatgaaataaaatgctatagATCGTAACTGCCGACCGGCTCATATAAACgtgtcaagcacataaaataaatgattttagtttTCAGTAATGATCGGCAAGACACataacaatacagcataagctgtatACTGCTAATTAACAAGTTTTACAAACACGATAATAGACTGTTTttcgcattgtttatcaattaactttaaaCAATAAACGCTTATGATAATGACAGGCATTATAATTGTACTGAATACAAACCACAAGATGACAATGTGTCAGTCGGCTCGTAGCGTGATTGACATATTACAGTTGCTAGTTaatatacgacgctccgcctactgtcatacttccgcttatggtgacaaacaatatttaaattcatCGGGATTTTGATTGGCACAGGGGCAGAACTTTCAAACTCGAGACAATTTCCGCGGGTCAAGCTAATGCAAGGGGCATTTTCTGTGCGGGTCAGATACAAGTTTTTCTCGATATTTGCATTACATCCgggcattccaaatttcaagaaaaaacacACAGGGAAatccaaattctatttttaaactgctgTACTTTGGTACCGTGaacaattcaatgtttattaatttattttaaaaatgacttgcttGTAATTTTCGGTGGTCCATCAGACCACACAGATACGAGTAGTTGATGGTCCTACCAGAAAAGCACTGGTCTCGGACCAGCGGACCAGCGTTAGTGTcgagccctgattgaatgtacactattaaatctttgttaaacctaaccctaacctttagtcagtatatagtacactcaatatgtgcgtacatccaataggggcgatttaatgttgacggATGTCTATGAAGGACTGTGACTGGGACAATCTTGTCAATGcctttaaagatgaaataaagaGGCATGCCACTTTAAATCAAGAAATTGTTTacagtttctgaaaatataatgtGTGACCCGAACTTCTTCTTTATGTTgttcaaatctgaaaaaaaattattcccaAAATTTATAAGAAGTGTGCTAATTTTTCCCCTCTTAAAAGGCCAGGGACCCTTCCCCaagtcataaaaaaaaaacttgttatgaaatctaggtcagttttgaaacttgaTGATCAAAAGTGAAAAACTGAGTCACTAAGGTAAGTTATAGAAAGAACTTGTTAAACACACTAGATGCCACTTTTTcttcttgatcttcataaaactttatcagattGTATGTCTATTCAGTCTCAGGTTCAGCTTAAAAATGCATTGCCAGGGTCCAAAACAAGGTCATTCAAAGGGTCATCGAGGCGACACTTTCTACCTGTTTTTCATGATGGCAGTGTttagggtgctctgtgcttctgggaaatctacccttaccttataattatttttcttgaaccATAGTTAGAATGTTTGCCTGTATGAAACATAGTAAATATGTAACTGGGTTATCCTAGGTCTAAAACTgtgtctaaaactaggtcagtaggttaaatctTAGAAAAGCCTTCTTAACCCACCAGATGCCACATTTTCCAcctgatctttatgaaacctgTTCAGACTGTGTTTAGTTTTACTGAAGTTGAGATCAGCTTTTATTTTGGGTcatttaaggtaaaaaaaaaaaacttcatcagTAGGCCAAatcatgaaaaatttgaccttaTTAACACCTTGGAAGTCCACATTTCagcccatttttagctcaactattcgaagaataagtagagctatcctactcaccacggcgtctgcATCGGCGTCTGcatcacaccctggttaagtttttcgtaccagtccacattttgacaaagtcttttgagataaagctttgaaactttcaacacttgtttaccatcaccatgtccagttataggcaagagtacataactctgtcaagcattttgactgaattatggccccttttgacttagaaatcttggttaaatttttcgtaccagtccacattttgacaaagtcttttgagataaagctttgaaactttcaacacttgtttaccatctcaatgtccagttgtaggcaagagtacataactccatcaagcattttgactaaattatggccccttttgacttagaaatctttgttaagtttttcgtaccagtttatattttgtgtaaagtgtttgacatatggctttgaaacttttatatcttgttcagtataatagtctctatcaataggcaagagtacgtaactctatcatcttttttggctgaattattgccctttttgaacttggaaattggttctgttttatatatgtccatgttttgtcaagactatttgacatatggcttttaa carries:
- the LOC123545033 gene encoding proton-coupled folate transporter-like; translation: MAYIIRIRSCQFDLRSITVEPVVFLYMFTSFLTLVTFQALTYEKVCKQHYNTTVCANLENKTFEVEEEFVQKTTSSWILYTNLALGLPSLVIVVLFLGPWGDRVDRKIPVICPLIGGILATVSNIVNSVYIDAPLPYILIGPFLNGLAGSFIAVLMAVYSYIAHVSTPAYRTIKIGILEAMIFLSGTVGTALSGVILDQTSYVFVFSLIAGIMILALLYTIVWVDSIKPESTPDTNKEVKNCCQSFLLASVKDVFLCVYDKRRSKNFIQLALLNVVIFVLMLVSVGEADILLIYTRRRPFEWSQTTYALYRGLESFLRGIAVLTLLPILKRQFKTRDTTFMILGLVSKTAALVVLGVGNSTAVLFIGAVSGLLIGFGSAGMRSMSSGMVSRSEQGKLYSLIGMVESISTLAATSLFNTVYSATLDFYAGFCFLIAAVLVGCCLIIAGYLHIKLSKDTARDYDTLQNEIAANEVVIDQHNIQTDTEVES